The following are from one region of the Nitrospirota bacterium genome:
- a CDS encoding winged helix-turn-helix domain-containing protein: MEIKSKLWIEVDGEPVFGRGRRFLLHAIDKYGSINQAAKEINISYRKAWSYIKAMEERLGIKLVERHAGGKNGGGATLTDEAKEFLKKYELMEEGIREIVDERFREIFGEGVK; this comes from the coding sequence ATGGAGATCAAATCGAAGCTCTGGATAGAGGTGGATGGAGAGCCTGTCTTTGGCAGGGGGAGGAGATTTTTACTCCACGCAATAGATAAGTATGGCTCAATAAATCAAGCAGCAAAGGAGATAAACATTTCATATAGAAAAGCATGGAGTTACATAAAGGCAATGGAGGAAAGGCTCGGTATTAAACTGGTCGAGAGGCATGCAGGCGGCAAAAATGGTGGTGGTGCAACACTTACAGATGAGGCAAAAGAGTTTTTGAAAAAGTATGAACTGATGGAAGAGGGTATAAGAGAGATAGTCGATGAGAGATTCAGGGAGATATTTGGTGAAGGGGTAAAATAA
- a CDS encoding translation elongation factor-like protein — protein MEVLVGRITHFYKNIGVAAMEVKESLAVGDTIHIKGHTTDLEQKIESIELEHQKIPKADRGQVVGIRVKDHVRENDLVYRIEP, from the coding sequence ATGGAAGTCCTTGTTGGAAGAATAACCCATTTTTACAAAAATATTGGAGTTGCCGCCATGGAAGTAAAGGAGTCGCTTGCAGTAGGCGATACAATACACATAAAAGGCCATACCACTGACTTAGAGCAGAAAATAGAGTCAATCGAACTCGAACACCAGAAAATTCCTAAGGCAGACAGGGGCCAGGTTGTAGGGATCAGGGTCAAAGACCATGTCAGGGAAAACGACCTGGTTTACAGAATAGAACCTTAA
- a CDS encoding TraR/DksA C4-type zinc finger protein — protein sequence MTKKRKDALKMLLIKKREAIVKEARQEIEKFVSGADRQLVETALDNGDWSIIDLSKDINLSRLSTHKENLTKMDESLRKLAEGTYGVCEDCGTEINEKRLKALPFAIYCRDCQEKKEKLEEVEREEGWG from the coding sequence ATGACCAAAAAGAGGAAAGATGCCCTGAAGATGCTTCTTATCAAAAAAAGGGAAGCTATCGTGAAAGAGGCCAGGCAAGAAATAGAAAAGTTCGTAAGCGGCGCTGACCGCCAGTTAGTCGAGACTGCCCTTGACAATGGCGATTGGTCAATAATTGACCTGTCCAAAGACATAAATTTGAGTCGCCTGAGTACACACAAGGAAAATCTCACAAAGATGGATGAGTCCCTCAGAAAGCTCGCGGAGGGCACTTACGGCGTGTGTGAAGATTGCGGCACAGAAATAAACGAGAAAAGACTTAAGGCTCTGCCTTTTGCCATTTACTGCAGAGACTGCCAGGAAAAAAAGGAAAAGCTCGAAGAGGTGGAGAGAGAAGAGGGCTGGGGGTAA
- the frr gene encoding ribosome recycling factor, with protein MQEEVKRRLTAKMDGALEALKKDLAGIRTGRASLAILDGITVDYYGNPTPINQVATMSVPESRLITIQPWEQRLIPEIEKAILKSDLGLTPSNDGKTIRIPIPSLTEERRKQLVKVVHKRAEEARVAIRNIRRDGNEELKKLEKEKHLSEDDIRKSLDEIQKITDSYIKRVDEILSHKEAEIMEV; from the coding sequence GTGCAAGAGGAGGTAAAAAGAAGGCTTACAGCTAAGATGGATGGGGCGCTTGAAGCCCTGAAAAAGGACCTTGCAGGTATAAGGACTGGAAGGGCGTCCCTTGCCATCCTGGATGGGATAACGGTCGATTACTATGGTAACCCAACCCCGATAAATCAGGTGGCAACTATGAGTGTCCCTGAAAGCAGGTTAATAACAATACAGCCGTGGGAACAGAGGCTGATACCTGAGATTGAAAAAGCAATTCTAAAATCAGACCTCGGACTTACTCCAAGCAACGATGGAAAAACCATAAGGATACCAATTCCCTCTCTAACCGAAGAACGCAGAAAACAGCTCGTAAAAGTGGTACACAAGAGGGCTGAAGAGGCAAGGGTTGCAATAAGGAATATCCGCAGGGATGGCAATGAAGAGCTAAAGAAACTGGAAAAAGAAAAACATCTCAGCGAGGATGACATCAGAAAGTCTCTTGACGAAATCCAGAAAATAACAGATTCTTATATAAAGAGGGTTGATGAGATTTTATCCCATAAGGAAGCCGAGATAATGGAGGTATAA
- a CDS encoding UMP kinase produces the protein MKPRYKRVLLKLSGEALMGDKSYGIDQKVVKFIADELKDILPLGVQVAIVIGGGNIFRGLEASAEGMERTSADYMGMLATVLNALALQDALEKRGVATRVQSAIEMQELAEPYIRRRAIRHLEKGRVVIFAAGTGNPYFTTDTAAALRAMEIDADVILKGTRVDGVYNMDPLKVPGAKKFSEISYMDVIKKGLQVMDSTAVTLCMDNSLPIIVFNLKGKGNIRKVLEGKKIGTLVKGDRGARGGKKKAYS, from the coding sequence ATGAAACCAAGATACAAAAGGGTTTTGCTAAAACTGAGCGGAGAGGCATTGATGGGGGATAAAAGTTATGGCATTGACCAGAAGGTAGTCAAATTTATAGCAGATGAATTGAAAGATATATTGCCACTTGGCGTTCAGGTAGCAATAGTCATCGGAGGTGGCAACATTTTCAGAGGGCTTGAAGCAAGTGCGGAGGGAATGGAAAGGACATCTGCAGACTACATGGGCATGCTTGCTACAGTACTCAATGCCCTGGCCCTGCAGGATGCCCTTGAGAAGCGCGGAGTTGCAACGAGGGTTCAGTCAGCCATTGAAATGCAGGAGCTGGCAGAGCCCTATATAAGAAGAAGGGCGATAAGGCATCTTGAGAAGGGCAGGGTAGTGATATTTGCTGCCGGAACAGGGAATCCGTATTTTACGACTGATACAGCAGCAGCCCTGAGGGCAATGGAAATAGATGCTGACGTTATACTGAAGGGCACAAGGGTAGATGGCGTATATAACATGGACCCATTAAAGGTCCCGGGGGCAAAGAAATTTTCTGAGATTTCATACATGGATGTCATTAAAAAAGGGCTGCAGGTAATGGACTCAACTGCAGTTACCCTCTGTATGGATAACTCTCTTCCCATCATAGTATTCAATCTTAAAGGAAAGGGCAATATAAGAAAGGTTCTGGAGGGTAAAAAAATCGGTACACTGGTAAAAGGGGATAGAGGTGCAAGAGGAGGTAAAAAGAAGGCTTACAGCTAA
- the tsf gene encoding translation elongation factor Ts: protein MNITADAVKELREKTGAGLMDCKKALSEAEGDFDKAIDLLRLKGLATASKKAGREASEGLIGSYIHMGKIGVLVEVNCETDFVARTDAFRELAKDIAMQIAASNPAYLKRADVPEDIIEKEKEIYRAQITNKPPQVIEKIIEGKLEKFYADTCLMEQTFIKDPEQKKTVQDIITEKIAKLGENIAVRRFIRFQLGEKLNP, encoded by the coding sequence ATGAATATAACAGCCGATGCAGTAAAAGAGCTCAGGGAGAAAACAGGCGCAGGCCTTATGGACTGCAAAAAGGCCCTTTCAGAGGCAGAAGGTGACTTTGACAAGGCTATCGACCTTCTCAGGTTGAAGGGTCTGGCTACGGCATCAAAGAAGGCCGGCAGAGAAGCATCAGAGGGCCTCATCGGCTCCTACATACATATGGGTAAGATAGGTGTCCTCGTGGAAGTTAACTGTGAGACAGACTTTGTGGCAAGGACTGACGCCTTCAGGGAACTTGCAAAAGATATAGCAATGCAGATTGCTGCTTCAAACCCAGCTTATTTAAAGAGAGCAGATGTCCCGGAAGACATCATTGAAAAAGAAAAGGAGATATACAGGGCTCAGATAACGAATAAGCCTCCGCAGGTCATAGAGAAGATTATTGAGGGAAAACTTGAAAAGTTTTATGCAGACACCTGCCTTATGGAACAGACCTTTATAAAAGACCCCGAACAGAAAAAAACGGTACAGGATATAATCACTGAAAAAATAGCAAAACTTGGAGAAAACATCGCAGTAAGACGTTTTATAAGATTTCAACTTGGCGAAAAACTTAATCCTTAA